From Geobacter sp., one genomic window encodes:
- a CDS encoding PAS domain S-box protein, protein MGTDLSDLILSVATEGFWDWDLKADIAYLSPRYCELTGYSAEETVFDSAFFKSIIHPDDREQVFAIMQEHLQGVRDISLIEYRMVARDGKVRWIEGRGKIVAYDEDGAPCRMVGTIVDVSERKKNEEALRKGQEELRVLFKILPVGISIVDMDRRILEMNPALERILGIDMEQLASGNYLGWRYLRSDGTPMPYDEIPSVRAIREQRDVLDVEMGIIKENGAIRWVSVSAAPLVGSGAVISTVDVTERKILTEKLRESEELYRGIFAVESDAILLVEVETGRVIDSNTAALQLYGYSQEEFMQLEVSRLSAESRKSLEAIAAHTTQVSLRWHCRKDGTVFPVEISGSYLAFRGRNIHVAAIRDISERIHADEEIQKLSTAIEQSPMAIVITDLAGNIEFVNPRFSELTGYSREEALFQNPRILKSGITPADVYTDLWNTVQNGGVWQGEFQNRKKDGTLYWESATITPIRKPDGTISNYLAIKEDITELKQARLEMLQYQSKLQDMASELLLAEERERWQIANMLHDQIGQTLALSVIRLGELKSLLVGSGKAGQIVDELRNLIGDAVSATRSLTFEISPPALYQIGLEAAIASLAETYRTKHGLSVDFVGCTEPVTLPLEANVLLYQSIRELLMNILKHAGAKCARITCRTTGNSYSISLEDDGKGLPPSVRDGKAAGYGIFSIRERLQHLNGSMVTESGTLGGLRVILTVPRWVEGDHGV, encoded by the coding sequence ATGGGTACAGACCTGTCTGATTTGATTCTCAGTGTAGCCACAGAAGGGTTTTGGGATTGGGACCTGAAGGCCGATATTGCCTACTTGAGCCCGCGTTATTGCGAACTGACCGGTTACTCTGCCGAAGAGACGGTTTTTGATAGCGCTTTTTTCAAGAGCATCATCCATCCTGATGATCGCGAGCAGGTTTTTGCCATCATGCAAGAGCACCTGCAGGGAGTGCGGGATATTTCGCTGATAGAGTATCGGATGGTAGCTCGGGATGGAAAGGTCAGGTGGATAGAAGGCAGAGGTAAAATTGTTGCCTATGATGAGGATGGCGCTCCGTGTCGCATGGTAGGGACTATCGTCGATGTTTCGGAGCGAAAGAAGAACGAAGAAGCCCTGCGTAAAGGTCAGGAAGAGTTGAGAGTGCTCTTCAAGATCCTTCCTGTCGGGATATCCATCGTGGATATGGACCGCAGAATCCTGGAGATGAATCCTGCCTTGGAGCGTATTCTCGGTATCGATATGGAGCAATTGGCCAGCGGAAACTACCTGGGGTGGCGGTATCTCCGCAGTGATGGAACGCCCATGCCGTATGATGAGATCCCGAGTGTTCGTGCAATCCGCGAGCAACGCGATGTGCTGGATGTGGAAATGGGCATCATCAAGGAGAACGGGGCTATCCGGTGGGTTTCGGTAAGTGCAGCACCGCTTGTCGGCTCGGGTGCAGTCATATCAACTGTTGATGTGACCGAACGCAAAATTCTTACAGAAAAGCTGCGTGAAAGCGAGGAGTTGTATCGCGGCATTTTTGCGGTCGAGTCCGATGCAATCCTGCTGGTCGAGGTTGAGACTGGCCGGGTCATCGATTCAAATACCGCGGCATTGCAGCTCTATGGCTACAGCCAGGAAGAGTTTATGCAACTGGAAGTGTCACGGTTGTCCGCAGAGTCCCGTAAAAGCCTGGAGGCAATAGCAGCACACACGACCCAGGTTTCTCTCCGTTGGCATTGCAGGAAAGATGGCACGGTCTTTCCGGTGGAGATATCCGGGAGCTATCTTGCATTTCGCGGACGGAACATCCATGTGGCTGCGATTCGGGATATTAGTGAGCGAATACATGCGGATGAAGAGATCCAGAAACTTTCAACGGCCATAGAACAGAGCCCCATGGCGATTGTCATCACCGATTTGGCAGGGAATATTGAATTCGTGAACCCTCGGTTTAGCGAATTGACCGGATACAGCCGCGAGGAAGCACTGTTTCAGAATCCTCGCATCCTGAAGTCGGGCATCACACCGGCAGATGTTTACACGGACCTGTGGAACACCGTTCAGAACGGTGGAGTGTGGCAGGGTGAATTTCAGAACAGGAAGAAGGACGGCACACTCTATTGGGAAAGTGCGACCATCACTCCCATCAGGAAGCCGGACGGGACCATATCGAACTATCTCGCGATCAAGGAAGATATCACAGAGCTGAAGCAGGCCAGATTGGAGATGCTGCAGTACCAGTCGAAGCTGCAGGACATGGCATCGGAATTGTTGCTCGCTGAAGAACGGGAGCGATGGCAGATTGCCAACATGCTTCACGACCAGATTGGCCAGACCCTGGCACTTTCCGTGATCAGGCTTGGTGAACTCAAGTCGCTGCTGGTCGGTTCTGGCAAGGCTGGGCAGATTGTCGATGAGTTGCGAAATCTCATCGGTGACGCGGTCTCTGCGACCCGCTCACTTACCTTCGAGATCAGTCCTCCTGCCCTCTATCAGATAGGGCTGGAGGCTGCCATTGCCTCTCTCGCCGAAACATACCGGACCAAACATGGGTTGTCAGTTGATTTTGTGGGGTGCACAGAACCGGTTACATTGCCATTGGAGGCGAATGTTCTGCTCTACCAGTCAATTCGGGAACTTCTGATGAACATCCTCAAGCATGCTGGGGCGAAGTGTGCACGCATAACATGCCGGACAACCGGGAACAGCTATTCGATTTCCCTTGAGGATGATGGCAAAGGCTTGCCGCCGTCAGTCCGTGATGGCAAAGCAGCCGGATATGGCATTTTCAGCATTCGGGAACGGTTGCAGCACCTAAATGGCTCGATGGTGACGGAGTCCGGGACACTAGGGGGGCTTCGGGTCATACTGACTGTTCCACGATGGGTTGAGGGGGATCACGGGGTGTAA